aatttATCTAAATCAAGGGGGTAGATTTAGGCTGGCGGTGGATGCGCCTGACTTATGTAGAagccggcacctctacataacttagacaCATTATGCGCCAGCGCAAGGGgtcttaagaccggcatctaaaacaccagtctcaataaatgaccccataagttcTTACTGATCATGCAGGAGACTCCAGCTGTTGGGAGCCTCAGAATACAGTGATGCTGCACTAGCAAGATAGACAAATACTGTATAAAGAAGAACGTTCTAAGGCTGGCCAGACACAAGCGTTCAGCCGACCTTTATTATTCCAGATCCCCTTATACACATTCATTCGTGACTCTGTTCTGTGTGCACATGTGGGGGGCTGTTGAAATCTGGTAGCCCCATTCACACTAGATGGCCAGCTTGTCTTGGGTTTGGCTGACATACATCCAATGTGAATTTTTTCTAGAGTCTCATCATCtctttccatttttgtttccagAGATAGAAGATGGCTGCAGTCTAGAGAATTTAATAGATAATTTTGTCACATTCTTTGTTGCAGGTTAGTAATCTATCTCTGTCCGTCTGTCTGCCTGCGTCTGTCTGTCCCTCTCTTACCTCTATCTGCAAATTGTTTCAGGTCAAGAAACAACGGCCAACCAGTTATCCTTCGCTGTGATGGAATTAGCACGAAACCCGGAGATCCTGACAAGGTAAAACAACTTCATTTATCAATCCAGACCCTTATATTTCTACCATTATATTAATAGCCATTCTGATAATATTCCTCATTCCTCAGAGTCCAGACTGAAGTGGATGAAGTTCTTGGCTCCAAAAGAGACATTGAATATGAAGATCTTGGAAAACTACAGTATCTGTCCCAGGTCCTGCTAACAATAGAATAGCTTTTATAGATTTATGGCTGCTCTACACAAAGTACCATCTAGTTTCCTTGGAACACAATTAGCACACAAATCCCAGGAAGAACACAAATTCCTTCGAGTTGCCTGACTGGGTTTTGTCCAGCATGCAACTGCTGTCAAGTTCTCACTAACAAGAATGAAGACCAAACCTACTTTATATATTTCAAACAAAACTGAATTTTCTTTTTCCTACAGGTCTTAAAGGAAACCTTAAGGTTGTACCCAATAGCCCCTGGGACATCAAGAGTCCTAGAGAAGGAAATGGTCATCGAAGGGGTGAGGATTCCTCCTGGAACAACTCTTATGGTAGGTGGTGGACTGACATGACGTCATCAAGGAGTGACAAGGTTTCCTTAATTTTACTGAGGATCTAATATTACAATTCTTCATGCCTTTCTGATAGTAGTGGTGGAGGGGTCACATAGATAATTCatctcattgaaaaaaaaattgcaaattgtgcTAAATAGCTAAAAAATAATGTCTTTGTTATACCGAAGCTCAAGAAATATAAAGAACTTCTGATTTCATACAAAGTATTAGGACTTCTCATAATGTCCAGGATTTCTTCTACCTGCAGTTAAATACTTACATCATGGGTCGGATGGAGAAATATTATCAAGATCCCTTGGTCTTCAATCCTGACAGATTTCACCCTGATGCTCCTAAGTAAGTGCAGCGTCTATACTGTTACATAATACATACCGTAATATAATCCACACTGTCATATAATCCTGTGAATATATCACTATTTCTTTTATACATACAGGCCTAGCTATGCCTACTTTCCATTTTCTCTTGGACCACGATCATGTATTGGGCAAGTATTTGCTCAGGTAAGTGCAACATAAGGAATAATTTAAGGGTTATGCTTTGGTTGTTTACAAAAAGGAAGATCAGACATAATATAGTCAGAagtgtagctaggctttcctgcACCCGCGGCAAGGATtcagcattgtgcccccttcgtTCTGTACAATTGCCACTCAAATTCACATAGAGGGAAAAGCTCAGCGACGCCAAATTTCTTTGTACACTAAGCCACTCCGCTAACTCTGCCCAATGCATAACTATACTCACCCAGTCCCTAATAAAATCTATCATAGGGTACACAGTGGTACCAATACACCTTGCAATAAATGAAAGAACCAACTGGCCCTACTTCATCCAGGGTGTTGCTGGActcggcgtgatgtccgctggatccggaACAAGGTCGATGTGGTGatagagcaaaaaaaataatctcataagGAAGGGGGGCACTGTGCTggccctgtaagactgagccatgccaatgtataacagggtaatctagggcatttccctttagtgctaccacacagtactaaagcccacattgtggccccttcacagtagttatgtcctccttatggcccctcacagtagttatgttctcTCTGTGTGCCCCTTTCGCCACTAGTGTCCTCTCCAGGtccatgaaaaaaacaaaacacaaatacttacctgcttccccgaTGATTGGCACATCCATCTGGTCGTTCCCAGCAGCGGCACGACCGACGCACTCACACACACATGGCACTGCTGCGTAATGTGAGGCCTGTAGGGTAGTGATGAAGATCAGCTGAGTGGTGAAGCAGGGGGAGaacggctccctgcttcactatgtaAAGGACCTGCCCATCGGTGCGCCCCTTCAGCCTCCAGGTAGAGAAGGGATGCCAGCTGGCACTGTGGTGATCTCCGGCCAGCCATCCAGCCTGTTGGAAACAAAAATGGCACAAACAACTGCCTTGGAGGCTACAAGGACACACAACTAGGATGTAGGTAAGTATGTCCAGCTAATCCTCAGGTCTTGAGAGGGGAACACCAGCACCATGGAGAGTAGTCCACAGGCAGAGTAGCGGTGCACACACAGCGCAACCCTCGGGAAGGGCCAGTAATCCAGGTCCATATAAACTATAGCTTTAATacactgggtctcttcagagagacccagtgcATCACAGCGAAGGaatggctcccccgatcaccGCATGGGGGGGCCAATCCCTGACAACATTTATGACACGTTTGACCACAACATCTAGAGAGTTACATGTCTGTGATCAATCAGCAAATACCCAGCGGCTATGGTGCCTGCTGAGCTCGCAAATGGGCGCTATATTTAAAACCCCTCGTTCTGCCATGGattaaagagaatatctcacaattggagaatttttattgcaaaaaataaatgacaaaagTTACTCATTTCTCAcactgaattatattaaaataacatgtAATGCTGGCACAACCAAAGAATAAAAAGAATGCTCTGGGCACACAAAcaccatatacacaatatatgaaATCTCCTATGCCGGGataagcaacctccagcactgcaCCTGTTGTGAAATTCCAAacacgctccattcacttctatgagagttatgagaacagccgagcaagttgcatgctgggagtggtagtttcttCCGCAGGAGTGCTGGTCTCTGACCGCTGTCCTATACCGGGCTCTTTTCAGATATTGCTTTCGAATTTTCCAATGATAGTGGCAAGTAAAAAGATGAGGGCTAAGAGCTCTATGGAGCCCATGGACATTCACCAATGGCATCTTCTAACCCATTTATCTATTTTTATAAAAGTAATCCTTTTTGAGGGATCTGTATCAGGAAAAGGGAATGATATCCTGGAGCTCAACACAAATAATATTTGGGGATTTATATCATTATGTTAGGACAAGATCCTAAGTACCACAAATAGCGGAGACTCCACATCTAGAATCTCAGAGGGCGGAGGTCACCAAAGCATTATCATTGGGAAGAAATGCATTTTATAATCTAGTGATGTGCAAATGTGAAAACCTGCCCCAtgtcatgtctgtgttctctctgTACAGATGGAGGCAAAGGTTGTCATGGCCAAGCTCCTGCAAAGATTTGAGTTTGAGCTGGTGGAAGGACAGAGCTTCAGGATCTTGGACACTGGGACCCTGCGCCCTATGGATGGTGTGATCTGCAGACTGAGACCCCGAGCAGAGCacaaatccagaaaataaaaataaaaatgaagacaTCAGAAGTCAGACATTAGATTTGTTCTTTATTATATGACCGCTCTAAATATGGAGCAAAGGATCACcgcctggaaaaaaatatatagtttttaACTTTTGAGCCTATAAAAGTGTATTACGACTTTATATGAGTAAAAACCCAATCAGCAAGTTGTTCATATTGTATAGATTCCAAGGTCTAAAGAAATACTGAATGTAGGTATGGTAATGATAGAGATGTGAATatcattctatattttgtatctttAGGACTGTGTAActagatgattttttttaagtAGCTGCTTTAACCTGCTTGTTCCTTATTTCAAGCGCTTCCCCTCCTCCCTTTGCTTCAGTCTGCCTGTTTAAACAATGATGAAGATGTGTCAATATGATGTATGGACTGTATAACAATGCTTAAGCCAATTACGTAGTTAGATGATACCCATGTAAACTTATTGCCTATAAGAGAGcacctacttttttttttttttgtctaaccagactgtctgttactctgtaattcctctagcaccattctatggaaacagtaggtttaaagagcacaccaaatgcttgaaataacttcaacttttcttcatataacactgccgcctctgcagcagatagtccatgtacaaaactcgTGTTGaataaagattcataaaatggcggtaggcataagatggtggttcaactgttcaatcttgtcattcaacataaaatgttggatatatttctctcgagtatctgtactctcaatttaagttatttaagcactttatgatatctctgagaggtatatctgaggttaaacaatagttcacttgctgtacttggtttgcagtttgctctatacaattgcttatgatctggtatgagcagttcgcatttgtatgcaatttgtttggattgtatgatttTATGGCTCAATAGTTTGTTTttatgcaattggtggaactgtaagtaaacatacatataaacagttcagtatacagttctaatcactatattaacagtaggaacattatataactgttttaaatacctattttggactcttgcttccataaaacacagctcttagtggagtgtgtatctgttcagctcctctctctggtgaataatgattccagcagctcctgcgagggggatttcccacacaggatgtgtgtgagactggctgtgtttggtcaaaactcctgggctgtgtgaggctagctaggattggtcaagactcctgattAGCAACaaaagtttaactctatgctttctgttgtgtctgctgtgtcattgagcttaccttacattacataaTGAAACTTAAAGGcacattatctttttctgcttctgtggacacaaaatataactattacatgacattcaaacatgaagtcactgtaaataactctgcttttgtctttaacacacaaacataggaactgtattaaggttattggcaggtctagctgtataaacacacaagctatattagaaacctaggacaggtcttagacgCCATTGCAAGATGGCACTAACACACAGATGTTTACATTAAGTTCACATACCAAAGTAAGTGCATACTGAGCAGAACCCAAGTCTTATCTTTTTTTCATTTCCTTCTTAAATAATGGCCTGAGCTTCAGGGgggaaagcccccccccccccccccgaatatgTATAAACTGCCTTACTAATTGTAAAAAAGACCTTGTCTGCTTTTGTGTCAGCGTATGTCTCtaacacgcgtggatattaaccccttgggGTACCTCGATTtagagcaccagagtgtatcttaaatgctttAATTAAAAGCGACTTTAACAGAAATATATTGTTGTAAAGTGTATGGAAAAGTCTTGGAATGgttgtatatctcacccaggttcctcaactgggtgaggtaagcaAATCCAGAAAAGATAAAGTAGTTTCAGCaaggtgtaggttgctgagacagttttgttaaatgttgaagggctggattttatttggactatgaaggtaggtttggtagtgggaccgTCCCAGTCCACCGCCATTCCAGGGCAGGTTTTCCCCTAACTTGAGGGATCCTCAGTTGTAGGATCGTTAGGGGGGAAATAAAGGTACATCCCAGGCTGTCAGTCAGGGGGAGCTATGCCTGGAAGACgtctgggaagctggctgccTTGCTGGCTAGAGACGCCGGAGTTGATTTTCTTTGATTTTCTGTTTTGTGATGCTGGATCTACACcgtacccagtgaattataactggagtTGCCTGTAAATTGCCGGAGTGTCATAAAATAAAGCATCAGTTTGGACTTTGATTCTGTTGTCTGACAAGAAATCTGTCACCGCCGCCCTGTTTGACTATTTTACAATATGTAAATGTTATGACTAATGAACAtaccttttagttttttttttaaagcttttaATAGCTACAAATCATAAATGTAAATGTAGTTTATATGTGTTTACACGTGTGTTCATCCACATATGTCTTTAGCAGGAAGGCTGAGTGGGGAAtggttggattgagaatttgcTGCATCCTCGTGCAATAGAAAAATTATGCATGAAGATCAGAGCATGTTCAGTCCTGTGCAGAAAAGCTGCAGATCTTCCCATGGACTTCATATTTTGCAAAACAGTGGAGTGAGATCAGCTGTGAATACACGACTAAATCAGTGACAGCATCTGCGTGTAGCACAAGCATATTTCATGGATTCTTTGTGGAATTGACATGGATTTGCCGCTGATTCTGCACAGAAAATGATCTGCCACATTTGACCTTAGCCTTAAGAGCGCCAGGCCTGTACTTTAATACCTTGGCAGAGTGGCTGGTTGTCACCTCTCCGGGCACTGCACCCTTCATATCTGATATTGTTTTTACATTTCACAgtaggtgatgtcacagctaaccttctctccctccctgcacaatgacctctgcacaggtcacagagcatgtccacaACATTCTCTCGTAGAAGTCAACAAAGTCATCTCCAGACCTCAgactaaaaaatttgaaaataacaacagaataaataaaaaaataggaataTTTATCACCATCTGGTAACTGGTAAGAATAAAatataggtgacacattcccCTTAAGTAACTCATCAGGGTCTAAAGTTTCAATGACTTCAGAATTCAATGATGTTCCTCTATTTTGCAGCTATCTGATCGGATTAATGGGAACGTTCAATGAAACAGCAGAAGACCTGATGGACATACTGGGAGATAAGGCAGATGGAAAATGTCAGGTTGGGATGCACGATATGATGGGTAGGGTCACACTGGACGTCATAGCCAAGGTAATAGGCAGTGCACCCTACAGGCACCACGTGCATTGACCCTTTCATTATACACTATTGTGAATTACAGTTACTTATATAAAAGCGGGAAACCTCTCGTAATACACATGGATCTTTGGAAATGTTTAATATGATTGATTATTATTGCATTGACCAGGCTGCTTTTGGGATGGAGCTGAACTCCCTTCACGAtgatcagacaccattcaccaaagcCATCACAACTGTAATGAGAGGAATGGTTGAGACACGGAATCCTTTAGTGCAGGTATGTATTCTCCAGTGTCACTACTGCAAAGGTCAGTGAGGAGACAAACATAtatggtcattaaaggggttgccttatTTAAAAGACCCATATTAAAACAAAGGGTTAATAGAGTGGGTCCTTGTTCAGGACTCTTATTTGTTAATACCAAGAGCGTTTCGCACTCTGCGGGACCCAGTGTGTATGCGCTTTACATAGTCAGCCCACTGAATTCAATACTCAATGTGTAATACTtactttcccctgtggtggcgctgcagagaaaTTAAACATCTGCAGATTCAGCCACAGATTGATTGCAGGGGGACACCTCCTGGGGTGTAATAAGCATGTATAATTGGAATCGAGGATGATATGATGAACAGATATAACCATACTCCAGCTGACGATACTTTGTGCAGACCACACGCTTAGTTACTTGTGGTCCTTTTTATAGTATATGCCAGGAAAGCAGGCTTTTATCAGAGAAGTCAAAGAGAGTGTCAAACTCCTCAGGGAAACCGGACGAGAATGTATTTTACAAAGAAGGAAGGCGATTCAGGATGGAGAAGACATTCCTATGGATATCCTCACACAGATCCTTAAAGGAGCCGGTATGTCCACTATATGAAGACGGTTGTGTAGAAATTAAGGATTGTGCGTGTATGTCTGTCGtagattctgtcacaaaggggatTTTCGACCGAATCTGCAACTGGTCTAAAAAAAGGGTCAGAGAAGGGGGCGGCTCAgctggcccgtctcatttatcattttctatgcctgttttaggcatagaaatttATCTAAATCAAGGGGGTAGATTTAGGCTGGCGGTGGATGCGCCTGACTTATGTAGAagccggcacctctacataacttagacaCATTATGCGCCAGCGCAAGGGgtcttaagaccggcatctaaaacaccagtctcaataaatgaccccataagttcTTACTGATCATGCAGGAGACTCCAGCTGTTGGGAGCCTCAGAATACAGTGATGCTGCACTAGCAAGATAGACAAATACTGTATAAAGAAGAACGTTCTAAGGCTGGCCAGACACAAGCGTTCAGCCGACCTTTATTATTCCAGATCCCCTTATACACATTCATTCGTGACTCTGTTCTGTGTGCACATGTGGGGGGCTGTTGAAATCTGGTAGCCCCATTCACACTAGATGGCCAGCTTGTCTTGGGTTTGGCTGACATACATCCAATGTGAATTTTTTCTAGAGTCTCATCATCtctttccatttttgtttccagAGATAGAAGATGGCTGCAGTCTAGAGAATTTAATAGATAATTTTGTCACATTCTTTGTTGCAGGTTAGTAATCTATCTCTGTCCGTCTGTCTGCCTGCGTCTGTCTGTCCCTCTCTTACCTCTATCTGCAAATTGTTTCAGGTCAAGAAACAACGGCCA
The sequence above is drawn from the Bufo bufo chromosome 11, aBufBuf1.1, whole genome shotgun sequence genome and encodes:
- the LOC120982403 gene encoding cholesterol 24-hydroxylase-like: MGTFNETAEDLMDILGDKADGKCQVGMHDMMGRVTLDVIAKAAFGMELNSLHDDQTPFTKAITTVMRGMVETRNPLVQYMPGKQAFIREVKESVKLLRETGRECILQRRKAIQDGEDIPMDILTQILKGAEIEDGCSLENLIDNFVTFFVAGQETTANQLSFAVMELARNPEILTRVQTEVDEVLGSKRDIEYEDLGKLQYLSQVLKETLRLYPIAPGTSRVLEKEMVIEGVRIPPGTTLMLNTYIMGRMEKYYQDPLVFNPDRFHPDAPKPSYAYFPFSLGPRSCIGQVFAQMEAKVVMAKLLQRFEFELVEGQSFRILDTGTLRPMDGVICRLRPRAEHKSRK